A single Triticum dicoccoides isolate Atlit2015 ecotype Zavitan chromosome 2A, WEW_v2.0, whole genome shotgun sequence DNA region contains:
- the LOC119355201 gene encoding glutathione S-transferase TCHQD-like produces MQLYHHPYSLDSQKVRIALEEKGIDYTSYHVNPLTGKNMNVAFFRMNPSAKLPVFQNGAHVIFRAIDIIQYLDRLAVHLSGEIHPVNTEVLQWMQKVDGWNPKMFTLTHTPLKYRAFVSKFIRRVLIARMAEAPDLASMYHVKLRDGYETEDRLKDPETMRQSEEELSKLLDDVEAQLNKTKYLAGDEFSPADSMFIPILARIALLDLYEEYISSRPRVLEYHTLVKQRPSYKVVIGKYFNGWKKYHTLFRTSFFLCVRTLFRRY; encoded by the exons ATGCAGCTGTATCACCATCCGTATTCACTAGACAGTCAGAAGGTGCGGATAGCCCTGGAAGAGAAGGGTATTGACTACACATCATATCATGTCAATCCACTAACAGGGAAAAACATGAATGTGGCCTTCTTCCGAATGAACCCTTCAGCGAAGCTCCCTGTCTTCCAAAATGGCGCTCATGTCATTTTCCGTGCCATCGATATCATCCA GTACTTAGACAGACTCGCGGTGCACTTAAGCGGCGAAATCCATCCTGTGAATACTGAGGTTCTCCAATGGATGCAGAAAGTTGATGGTTGGAATCCTAAGATGTTCACACTAACTCACACCCCACTAAAGTACCGTGCGTTTGTCTCCAAGTTCATACGCCGGGTGCTGATTGCTCGGATGGCTGAAGCCCCAGATTTAGCTAGCATGTACCATGTCAAGCTCCGTGATGGTTATGAGACCGAAGACAGACTGAAGGACCCCGAGACTATGCGGCAAAGTGAGGAAGAGCTGAGCAAACTTCTGGATGATGTTGAGGCACAGCTCAACAAGACCAAGTATCTCGCTGGCGATGAATTCTCACCAGCTGATTCAATGTTCATTCCCATTCTTGCACGAATAGCCCTTCTTGATCTTTATGAGGAATACATCAGTAGCAGGCCCAGGGTCCTGGAGTACCACACATTGGTCAAGCAGAGGCCAAGCTACAAGGTTGTAATTGGGAAGTACTTCAATGGGTGGAAGAAGTACCATACTCTCTTCAGGACCTCGTTCTTCCTTTGTGTTCGAACCTTGTTCCGAAGATACTAG